A region of the Chryseobacterium cucumeris genome:
GATATTTTCATATTCTGAATACACGATTATTTTTGTTTTCTTCAAAAAGTTTCCGGTATAAAGGACAGCATAATCGATAAAGCTTCCTAATTTGTCATTTCCTGAGTTCAGGCTCCAGAGCATTTCTCTCATGGAGATGTTCATTTCTTCGGAGGTTTTCAGAAGCTCATCGATGTCGTTTTGCAGATCATCGTCTTTCGCTTTCTGTTTGAGAAATTCTGCCTGAAGCTTCAATGCAGAAATTCCGGCTCCAAGATCATCATGCATGTCGTGGGAGATACGTTCCCGCTCCTGTTCCAGCACCTTTTGTTTTTCCAGTTCTTTCTGAAGAAGCTGGTTTTGATGTTCAGATTCTTTAAGCTGCTGCTGCTGAATAAAAAAAAGCTGTCTTTTATTATACAGAACAACGATTAAAACAATAAAGATGACAAAAGTTATTAATAAAATAACAGCAATAATATAAGCCAATCTTATTGTATCCGGTAGTTGCTTCATATTGTGTTTTTATTTTCAAATTTCCTTAAAGCAATATAGAACATTCCATACATAATGATATTTACACAATACTGCATCACTTTTAGAATCTGCAGAAGCCCCGGATCATTATCCCGAAGAAAAAACATGGGTATAGATCTGAAAATAAAGAAAATACTCCAAAAAAGTAAACCACAGGAAACCCAGAAATGCGGATCGTCCAGAATTTTTATTTCGTCAAAATTCTTCAGTCTGATGTACAACCAAACCAACACATTAATGATGAAATAAAAGCATACTAATATTCCTAATGTATTTTCATAGTTATCACTATAAAACTTTACAAACAGGATAATATAGGCAAGTATCGCAATCAGAATGCAGCGGAAAAACATCCTGAGTTTCTGAGGGAAGATTTTAGCATAGTAAATGTTAAAAAATATAATCAAAAAAATGCTGTAATAATTAAACAGATAAGCAAAGTCAAATTCTTTATTGAATATTTTATAATGGCCATACAGCTCCAGACAAAGCGAAAGAAATAAAAATATCGCAAAATAGTTTTGGCTGGAAAGACCTTTCTTCCCAGCTAAAACTATGGACTTTACAGTAGCCGCCAGGAGTACTGCGATGTATATTATCTGGATTACCATTTTACGGATATAATGAACCCATATCGTAATATCCTTCGTCTGTACTAAAAACCAGTGTCATTTGTTTTTCATGGGTTTCAAAATGTCTTTTATATTGGTCTTCGCGAAATTTATCGCCAAGATTATTTTCAAAAACGACTTTCTTCACATCACTGATCTCGCAAAGATTAATGATAAATGTCTCACTATCATCTTTTGACAGGGTATCTATCAGATCAACGATATGATAACTGATATAAAATGTATTATTTCGTCCTAAATAATTAGTCAATACCTGATGTCCGTTCTTAAGATAAAAATCATTAAGTGCTTTTACATTCTCATCGGAGATTTTCAGATCCTTAAGTGAAAGATCCTGATTGGCATTGATGATAAGATAATTATGCTCATCAATGGTATTTTTCCCCTCTGTTTGCAAAGAGGCCACCATGTAGATCATCTTGTTTTCAGAATTAGGTGTAAGTCGCAACCTGGAATCCCGGGGATCTATCTGTACAAAAGTGAATGTTAAATAGGTCGCTTTAATATCATTCATGAGGTCACAAATATTTTTCAGTAATGAATGTTTTACAGCATAAATACCTCCGAGATTAAAATTCACATTTTGATTTTGCATAAATAGCAAAACTCCCCTTTTAGCACTGTCAATAAAACTTTTTGCCAGAATGTGACTAATGGGCCTCATTTCCGACACATCTTCAACCAGCTGTTCAAGTTTATTACCGATAGGGCCTTTTCTGTAAGCTAAATTGTCATCAAGGATTACCTGACTTGTTGCATTTGAATTTTCCATAATTTCTTAGTTTTTTGATTGGTTAAATTTATTGACGGCCTCCACTTTGTTGTTGACGTGGAGTTTTCTGTAAATATTTCCTACGTGCTTCTTGACGGTGTCAATACTGATGAATTTTTTATCTGCAATTTCTTTGTAAAGAAGTCCCTGTGAAAGGAGTTCAAGAATTTCTTTTTCGCGTTCCGTAAGTTCATCAAAGCCTTTTATTTCCGGAAGCTTTTTTTCAAAATGATTCAATACTCTTCTTGCAATAGAAAAGCTCATAGGAGCACCTCCCTGATATACGTCCCGTATCGAAGCAAGAATCTTATCCATACTTTCACCTTTTACAAGATATCCCATGGCGCCAGCCTTTAAAGAATTAAAGATCTTTTCATCATCATCAAAGCTGGTACACATAATAAATTGGGTACCGGGAATTTCTTTTCGCAGTTTTTCTATGATCTCGATTCCGAGCATGTCCTGTAACTGGATATCCATCATCACAACATCAGGAGAGATATCTGGCAGGTTCGTTATGGCATCATTGCCATCAAAGAACTGGGCAACCACTTTCATATCCTTCTGATAATTGATGACCTTCTTCAACGCATTGTTGTAGTTTTTTTCGTCTTCTACTATGGCTATGGAAATGCTCATGACTTTGTTTGTTTGAAGCAAATTTCAACAGAAAACAATTTGAAATCAATTACACCTTTGTGTAATATTACTATTTGAGTTTGAAGTTATGGTTTAGTGTTTTAGCTGTATTAAATTTAATCAATTTTTCACTTCAAAAACAATATTATCATAAATATTTCATAATAAATCAAAATAAAAAATTACAAATACATATTTAAAATCAATTATTTTTCACAATCTGATCAAGGATAGGATAATCAATACTGCTTATTGTATGGTGGGACTTAATCTGTTCAAAGATCTGAATCCTGTTTTTGCCTTTTTTCAGCCATACTCCGGGAATGTAAAGTGTTTGCTGAGGACCTGCAGTACTCCAGTATCTTCCTGCATTTTTCCCGTTAATAAAAACAATACCTTTTCCAAAATTTCTCATATCAAGAAAAGTATCACCGGTTTCTTCAAGCACAAATTCTGCCTCCTGAATAACAGGTGAATGATCTGCAATTTCTTTATTTTTAAAGTGATGTTTTGGAAAAGTATCAAAAGGAAGAGGAAGCATTTCCCAGTTCCCGGAAACTTCAGCGCCATTAATTTTTACGGGGCTGATAATTCCTTTTAAATTATGAACAATCTCTGCTCCGTAATTGATTCTTCCCATATTTTCAACAAGAATTTCCAGCCGGTCTCCGGATTTTATTTCAATAGCAAGATCATACTTTTTATATACTCTGTTCAATTCACCTTTCCATTGGCCATTGATGTAAATATTCGCATAATCACGGAGTCCTTTTATTTCCAATATCCCTTTATGGTCTTTGTCAAACTTTCTTCTGTAAAGAACATATCCGTTTCCGATGTTCAAATCTTCAAACGTCAGTGGCTGGTCATTAATAACAGGTTTCTGATGATCGGTAAGATCAAACAGAGAATTTACTTTTGAAAATTTTATTTGTGGAATAGTGATGACTTTTACTGGTTTTGGAATATCCGGAAGTTTACTTTTATTGAGGGATTGAAAAATTTCTCTCAGCGCATTATATTTAGGGGTTGCCCATCCTGCTTCACTGATGGGAGCATCATAATCATAGCTCGTAAGATCCGGCTGGATATCATGATCCTTATCGTAATTGGCACCACTGGTAAATCCAAAGTTGGTTCCACCATGAATCATATAATAATTAAAAGAAATATCATTTTCTATATAGAGCTTTGTTTGCTTCACCACTTCTTCTGTGGAGACCTTAACGAATGGTTCTACCCAATGATCGAGCCATCCGGGATAATATTCTGCAACCATATAAGGACCTTTTCCACCATTATACTCATTGATGTTTTTCTTTAAAACAGCAATATCACCTTCTCCGTTTGCGGTAGGTAAAGCACCTTCAATAGATCCTCCTTTAAAAAGTGAACTGCCGTCTGAGGTAAATAAAGGTACCGAGATTCCGCTTTTCAACAGCATGTCTTTAATCTTATGACTGTATTTCCTGTGTTCTTCCAACGGAATATCTTTTCGCTGGGCAACGTAAGATCCAAATTCATTCTCTGCCTGTACCATAATAACCGGGCCGCCATTATTAATCTGCAGAGGTACGATCTGCTTTGCCAGCTGACTGATATATTTACGGCATTCCTCTAAGAAAGCTTTGTTGTCTCTTCTTATTTCAAGGTCTTTATTTTTCTGCAGCCACCACGGATATCCTCCGAATTCCCACTCTGCACAAACATAAGGCCCCGGACGAATGATAACATATAAGCCAGCTTCCTGTGCCGTTTTGATGAACTTCTGCAAATCTTTTTCACCTGAAAAATTCCATTTTCCCGGGGCTTCTTCATGATAATTCCAAAAAACGTAAGTCGTAACGGTATTCAGTCCCATTGCTTTCATCATCTCCAGACGATGCTTCCAATACTCCGACGGAACTCTGGGATAATGCATTTCTCCTGAATACACGGTAAATGATTTTCCGTTCAGGAAGAAATGTCCATCTTTAATTTCAAAATTTCCTTTCTGTGAAAACACAGTATTCAAGGAGAAAAATAAAAGAATTATGCATAAATAACGGTTAAAATTTCTCATATTGTAAGGCATGATTTTTGTAAAATTTAAAATATAAAAATCAATTGAATATCAAATAATATAATCATGAAAAAAAGTCTTTTAGCACTAGGTGCTGTATTGGCACTGGCAGTAGTCAGCTGTAAAAAAAGTGAAAGCGGAAACAAAAGCGTTATCAAAACAGACAGTTCAGAAACTGTAGTTACAGACAACAACGGAAAGATAGATTCGGTAACACAAAGTTCTTCGACAGTAGATATCAACGGTCAGAAAACTGAGAAAACAGATTTTGTGTATAAAGCTACTGACGGAACACTGGTGAAAGTAGTATTTAAAAACGATCCGAAAGAAAGTACGGTAGCTATTACCAGCAACAAGAAAACGTTTACCTTGCCTAAGTCGGAAACGAAAGGAGATGAAACGATTTACAAAAAAGATGATATGACTGCAAGGGTAAAAGGAGACAGCCTTCACCTTGAACAGGGTAACAATATTATTGAGCTGAAAAGAACAAAGATTTAAATAAAAAATGTCCTTCCATATTGAGGGACATTTTATTTGATAAGTATTAAATAAAAAACCATCCGGATTCCGGATGGTTTTTTTATATATCTGAATGAATATTATTCTTCAGTTTTTTCCTCAGTAGTATCAGCTTTAGCTTCTTCTACTTTCTCTTCAACTGCAGGAGCATCAGCAACTACTGCTTCAGCTTTTTTAGCAGTTGTAGATCTTCTGCTTCTTCTTGTAGCTTTTTTCTCTTCAGCATTAGGGTTGTAAAGCTCGTTGAAATCTACTAACTCGATAAGAGCAGTATCAGCAGCATCACCTGGTCTGAATCCTGTCTTGATGATTCTTGTATAACCACCGTTTCTTTCAGCGATTTTAGGAGCTACAGTTCTGAATAATTCAGCAACCGCAAATTTATTTTGAAGGTAAGAGAATACTACTCTTCTGTTGTGTGTAGTATCTTCTTTTGCTTTTGTTAATAGAGGCTCAACATATACTCTTAAAGCTTTAGCTTTAGCTACAGTAGTGTTGATTCTTTTATGCTCAATTAGAGAACAAGCCATATTAGAAAGTAAAGCACTTCTGTGAGAAGCTGTTCTTCCTAAGTGATTGAATTTTTTACCGTGTCTCATTATTAATTATTTATCAGCGTCTAACTTATATTTTGCAACGTCGAAACCGAAGTTAAGACCTTTTGAATGCACTAATTCTTCTAGTTCTGTCAAAGATTTTTTACCAAAATTTCTGAATTTCATCAAATCAGACTTACTGTAAGAAACCAGTTCTCCAAGAGTTTCTACTTCAGCCGCTTTCAGACAGTTAAGGGCTCTTACAGAAAGATCCATATCTGCTAATTTAGACTTAAGAAGTTGTCTTGTGTGAAGAGTTTCTTCATCGTACTGGATAGATGCTTTTACAGCTTCAGTTTCAAGCGTGATTCTCTCATCAGAGAATAGCATGAAGTGATAAATTAATATCTTAGAAGCTTCAGTTAAAGCATTCTGAGGGCTGATAGACCCGTCAGTTTCTATATCTAATACAAGTTTTTCGTAGTCTGTTTTTTGCTCTACACGATAATTTTCAATGCTGTATTGTACTTTCTTGATCGGCGTAAAAATAGAGTCAATAGCAATAGTTCCTACTGGAGCATTGTTTGATTTATTTTGTTCAGAAGGAACATACCCTCTACCTTTTTCAATATTGAAAGTAATTTCGAAAGTTACATCACTGTTTAGGTTGCAGATCACCAAATCCGGGTTTAAAACCTCAAATCCGTTGATAGACTTTCCTAAATCACCAGCAGTAATAACCGTTTGACCTGAAACTTTAGCAACAACCTGCTCGTTAGCCTGGCCTTCTGCTGCAGCTTTTAATCTTACCTGCTTAAGGTTAAGAATAATTTCGGTAACGTCTTCGATTACTCCTGGAATAGTTGAAAATTCGTGCTCTACACCTTCTATTTTGATAGATGAAATAGCGTATCCTTCCAGAGAAGAAAGCAACACTCTTCTCAAAGCATTACCGATTGTAAGCCCGAAACCTGGTTCTAAAGGTCTGAATTCAAATTGACCTTTAAATTCATCAGAGTTAAGTAAAATTACTTTATCGGGTTTTATGAATTGTAAAATTGCCATATTATTGGGTTGAGCAAAAATTTGATTAAAAAATTATTTAGAGTAAAGTTCGACGATAAGGTTCTCCTTAATGTCCTCCGGAATCTGGATTCTTTCAGGAGCAGAAACGAAAGTTCCTTCTTTCTTCTCATCGTTGAATTGTAACCACTCATAGTTTGACTTAGAAGCCAATGCATTGGTAACAACCTCAAGAGACTTAGACTTTTCTCTTACAGCGATTACATCACCAGCTTTTACCAAGTAAGAAGGGATATTAAGAATTTCCCCGTTCACAGTGATGTGTCTGTGAGAAACCAATTGTCTAGCTCCAGATCTTGTTTTAGCAAAACCTAATCTGTATACTACGTTATCCAATCTTGATTCACAAAGTTGTAATAGAACTTCCCCTGTTACACCTTTACTTCTGTGTGCTTTGTCAAATAGGTTAGCAAACTGTCTTTCTAAAATACCGTAAGTATATTTAGCTTTTTGTTTTTCAGCTAACTGAATTGCATATTCTGATTTTTTAGCACCTCTTCTTTTGTTAGGACCGTGTTGTCCTGGCGGTTGGTTCTTTCTTTTTTCGAAGTTTTTATCATCTCCGTAGATTGCAGCACCAAACTTTCTAGCAATCTTAGTTTTAGGTCCAATATATCTTGCCATAATGGGTAAATTCTAAAAATTAAACTCTTCTTCTTTTTGGTGGTCTACATCCATTGTGTGGCATAGGAGTCACATCAATGATTTCGCTAACTTCAATTCCTGAATTGTGGATAGATCTGATAGCAGATTCTCTACCTGCACCTGGACCTTTCACAAACACCTTTACTCTTCTTAAACCAGCTTCGTGAGCTACAGCAGAGCAATTTTCAGCTGCCATCTGAGCAGCAAATGGAGTATTCTTTTTAGAACCTCTGAAACCCATTTTACCGGCAGAAGCCCAAGAGATAACCTCTCCGTTTTTATTTGTTAAAGAAATGATGATGTTATTGAAAGAAGCCTGAATATGAGCTTCACCAATAGCTTCAACTTTTACTTTTCTTTTCTTAACTACTTTAGTTTGTTTTGCCATAATTCCTAACGATTATTTACTAGCTTTTTTCTTGTTAGCAACAGTTTTTCTCTTCCCTTTACGTGTTCTAGAGTTGTTTTTCGTTCTCTGGCCTCTTAAAGGTAATCCAAGTCTGTGACGTATTCCTCGTTGGCATCCTATGTCCATCAATCTCTTGATGTTCAATTGCACTTCAGATCTCAATTCTCCTTCTACTTTTACGTTTTCAGAGATATATGTTCTGATTGCAGCCAATTCATCGTCATTCCATTCGTTGACTTTCTTGTCTTCGCTGATACCGGCAGCTTTAAGGATTTCAGAAGAAGTACTTCTTCCTACTCCATAGATGTAAGTTAAACCGATAACACCTCTTTTGTTTTTTGGTAAATCAATACCTGCAATTCTCGCCATAATTTAATGTTAACCTTGTCTTTGTTTAAATTTTGGGTTCTTCTTGTTGATTACGAATAGTACACCTTTTCTGCGTACGATTTTGCAATCAGCGCTTCTTTTTTTAATTGATGCTCTTACTTTCATTTTGATAGTATTTATTTTTTACAAATGCCAAATGGAATGGGTATTCCATTTGGCTAATTGTTTTAATATCTAAATGTGATCCTCCCTTTTGTTAAATCATAGGGAGACATTTCTAGTTTTACCTTATCTCCAGGTAAAAGTTTAATATAATGCATTCTCATTTTGCCGGAGATATGAGCAATAAGGATATGCCCATTTTCCAGCTCTACACGGAACATGGCGTTAGAAAGTGCTTCCACGATCACGCCATCTTGTTCAATATGTTTTTGTTTTGCCATAAATTAATATCCAGTCGTTCTTGATAATTTAGACTGCATTAAGCCATCATAATGATGGTTCAGCAGATAAGTATTAATCTGTTGAACTGTATCTAAAATTACACCCACCATAATTAATAATGATGTTCCCCCGAAAAATAGGGCAAACGCATCTGTCTGAACAAAGCTTCCATGCACAATTGCTGGAAGGACTGCAAAGATAGATAAAAAAATTGCACCTGGCAAGGTAATTTTTGATAAAATATCATCTAAATAATCAGCGGTCTCTTTACCGGGTCTTACTTTCGGCACTAAACCTCCATTTCTCTTCAAGTCATCAGCCATCTGGTTTACCGGAATTGTAATCGCAGTATAGAAAAATGAGAAGATAATAATTAATAGCGCAAACAATACGTTGTACTGCCAGCTAAAAACATTCTTGAAACCTGCAAGAAAAGTGTTAGACTCATCGAATTTTGTTAATAATCCTGGTACGAACATCAATGCCTGGGCAAAGATAATCGGCATTACACCAGCAGCATTTACTTTCAATGGAATCCATTGTCTTGCTCCCTGCATAAGATTTCTGTTTACACCTCCTCTTGCTTGAGCTCTGCTTACATACTGAATTGGAATTTTTCTAACAGCTACTGATAAGATTACTGCTAAAAGAACTACCAACATCCAGAATAATACTTCAATAAGGATCATGATAGATCCCATTCCTCCTTTTCCGTTCTGCACGGCCATCTCCTGTACGAATGCCTCAGGTAATCTTGAAAGGATCCCCACCATAATAAGGATAGAGATACCATTTCCGATTCCTTTATCGGTAATCTTTTCACCCAGCCACATTGCGAATACTGAACCGGCAACCAAAATAACAATACTTGGCAACCAGAACATGATTGAATTTGGCTCTACATAGTATGCAGACTGGAACTGAGCATATGGTAAGAATAATTGAGTAATAGAAGTTAAGTAAGAAGGTGCCTGTACCAGACAAACTCCAATTGTTAACCATCTTGTAATTTGGTTCAATGTATTTCTACCTGACTCTCCATCTTTCTGAAGCTTCTGAAGATAAGGAATAGCCATCCCCATCAACTGAACAATAATAGAAGCAGAAATATAAGGCATGATTCCCAACGCCATTACGGAAGCGTGGCTGAAAGCTCCCCCCGTAAACGACGAAAGCAAGCCAAGGAGACCTGCTCCTTGCTTGTTACCGCCTTGATTTTTATAATGCTCTAAGAGATCTCCCACCTCTGCAAGGTTAATTGCAGGAAGCGAGATATAAGATGCGAATCTATACACAAGGATAATCCCTAAAGTGAAGAGAATTTTATCTCTAAGTTCTTTAAGACTCCAAATATTTTTAAGTGTTTGTATAAATTCTTTCATTAGTAAGTATTATAAGGTAATTGCTTTTCCACCTGCTTTAGCAATAAGCTCTTCAGCAGATTTAGTGAATTTGTCAGCAGAGATTGAAACCGCAGATTTCAATTCTCCTCTACCCATAATTTTCACTAATTCGTTTTTAGAAATTATTCCGTTTGCTACTAAAACTTCTTTCGTGATATCTCCGGTGATGGATTTGTTCTCGATTAAAGTCTGGATAGTATCAAGGTTAACTCCTCTAAACTCTTTTCTGTTTACGTTTTTGAATCCGAATTTAGGTAATCTTCTTTGTAAAGGCATCTGTCCACCTTCGAAACCGATTTTTTGAGAATAACCAGCTCTAGCTTTCTGACCTTTGTGTCCTTTTGTTGAAGTACCTCCTTTTCCACTACCTTGACCTCTACCAATTCTCTTTGAGTTGAAAGTAGATCCTGCAGCAGGTTTTATGTTATTTAAATTCATTTTAATTTCTCTTTTATAAAATTATTTTTGAACTTCAAGTAAGTGGCTTACTGCAGCGATCATTCCTAAGATAGAAGGAGTAGCTTCGTGTTCTACAACTTGGTGAAGTTTTTTTAATCCTAATGCTTCAAGCGTTCTCTTTTGGGTTTTTGTTCTACCAATAGCGCTTCTTACTTGCTTTACTTTAATTGTTGCCATTGTTTTAATTATTAACCGTTAAACACTTTACTTAGAGAAATTCCTCTCATTCTAGCGATCTCTTCAGGTCTTCTGATGTCTA
Encoded here:
- a CDS encoding sensor histidine kinase; its protein translation is MKQLPDTIRLAYIIAVILLITFVIFIVLIVVLYNKRQLFFIQQQQLKESEHQNQLLQKELEKQKVLEQERERISHDMHDDLGAGISALKLQAEFLKQKAKDDDLQNDIDELLKTSEEMNISMREMLWSLNSGNDKLGSFIDYAVLYTGNFLKKTKIIVYSEYENIIAETPISTEMRRNLFLCLKEAVNNVYKHSCANSLKLSFSQEENNFSMKISDNGKGISDGHKEGNGLRNMKRRMSELSGDCTIISGNPGTCLVFKTKL
- a CDS encoding response regulator — encoded protein: MSISIAIVEDEKNYNNALKKVINYQKDMKVVAQFFDGNDAITNLPDISPDVVMMDIQLQDMLGIEIIEKLRKEIPGTQFIMCTSFDDDEKIFNSLKAGAMGYLVKGESMDKILASIRDVYQGGAPMSFSIARRVLNHFEKKLPEIKGFDELTEREKEILELLSQGLLYKEIADKKFISIDTVKKHVGNIYRKLHVNNKVEAVNKFNQSKN
- a CDS encoding glycoside hydrolase family 35 protein; protein product: MRNFNRYLCIILLFFSLNTVFSQKGNFEIKDGHFFLNGKSFTVYSGEMHYPRVPSEYWKHRLEMMKAMGLNTVTTYVFWNYHEEAPGKWNFSGEKDLQKFIKTAQEAGLYVIIRPGPYVCAEWEFGGYPWWLQKNKDLEIRRDNKAFLEECRKYISQLAKQIVPLQINNGGPVIMVQAENEFGSYVAQRKDIPLEEHRKYSHKIKDMLLKSGISVPLFTSDGSSLFKGGSIEGALPTANGEGDIAVLKKNINEYNGGKGPYMVAEYYPGWLDHWVEPFVKVSTEEVVKQTKLYIENDISFNYYMIHGGTNFGFTSGANYDKDHDIQPDLTSYDYDAPISEAGWATPKYNALREIFQSLNKSKLPDIPKPVKVITIPQIKFSKVNSLFDLTDHQKPVINDQPLTFEDLNIGNGYVLYRRKFDKDHKGILEIKGLRDYANIYINGQWKGELNRVYKKYDLAIEIKSGDRLEILVENMGRINYGAEIVHNLKGIISPVKINGAEVSGNWEMLPLPFDTFPKHHFKNKEIADHSPVIQEAEFVLEETGDTFLDMRNFGKGIVFINGKNAGRYWSTAGPQQTLYIPGVWLKKGKNRIQIFEQIKSHHTISSIDYPILDQIVKNN
- the rplQ gene encoding 50S ribosomal protein L17, translating into MRHGKKFNHLGRTASHRSALLSNMACSLIEHKRINTTVAKAKALRVYVEPLLTKAKEDTTHNRRVVFSYLQNKFAVAELFRTVAPKIAERNGGYTRIIKTGFRPGDAADTALIELVDFNELYNPNAEEKKATRRSRRSTTAKKAEAVVADAPAVEEKVEEAKADTTEEKTEE
- a CDS encoding DNA-directed RNA polymerase subunit alpha, with translation MAILQFIKPDKVILLNSDEFKGQFEFRPLEPGFGLTIGNALRRVLLSSLEGYAISSIKIEGVEHEFSTIPGVIEDVTEIILNLKQVRLKAAAEGQANEQVVAKVSGQTVITAGDLGKSINGFEVLNPDLVICNLNSDVTFEITFNIEKGRGYVPSEQNKSNNAPVGTIAIDSIFTPIKKVQYSIENYRVEQKTDYEKLVLDIETDGSISPQNALTEASKILIYHFMLFSDERITLETEAVKASIQYDEETLHTRQLLKSKLADMDLSVRALNCLKAAEVETLGELVSYSKSDLMKFRNFGKKSLTELEELVHSKGLNFGFDVAKYKLDADK
- the rpsD gene encoding 30S ribosomal protein S4, with the translated sequence MARYIGPKTKIARKFGAAIYGDDKNFEKRKNQPPGQHGPNKRRGAKKSEYAIQLAEKQKAKYTYGILERQFANLFDKAHRSKGVTGEVLLQLCESRLDNVVYRLGFAKTRSGARQLVSHRHITVNGEILNIPSYLVKAGDVIAVREKSKSLEVVTNALASKSNYEWLQFNDEKKEGTFVSAPERIQIPEDIKENLIVELYSK
- the rpsK gene encoding 30S ribosomal protein S11 codes for the protein MAKQTKVVKKRKVKVEAIGEAHIQASFNNIIISLTNKNGEVISWASAGKMGFRGSKKNTPFAAQMAAENCSAVAHEAGLRRVKVFVKGPGAGRESAIRSIHNSGIEVSEIIDVTPMPHNGCRPPKRRRV
- the rpsM gene encoding 30S ribosomal protein S13; amino-acid sequence: MARIAGIDLPKNKRGVIGLTYIYGVGRSTSSEILKAAGISEDKKVNEWNDDELAAIRTYISENVKVEGELRSEVQLNIKRLMDIGCQRGIRHRLGLPLRGQRTKNNSRTRKGKRKTVANKKKASK
- the rpmJ gene encoding 50S ribosomal protein L36 encodes the protein MKVRASIKKRSADCKIVRRKGVLFVINKKNPKFKQRQG
- the infA gene encoding translation initiation factor IF-1 produces the protein MAKQKHIEQDGVIVEALSNAMFRVELENGHILIAHISGKMRMHYIKLLPGDKVKLEMSPYDLTKGRITFRY
- the secY gene encoding preprotein translocase subunit SecY — its product is MKEFIQTLKNIWSLKELRDKILFTLGIILVYRFASYISLPAINLAEVGDLLEHYKNQGGNKQGAGLLGLLSSFTGGAFSHASVMALGIMPYISASIIVQLMGMAIPYLQKLQKDGESGRNTLNQITRWLTIGVCLVQAPSYLTSITQLFLPYAQFQSAYYVEPNSIMFWLPSIVILVAGSVFAMWLGEKITDKGIGNGISILIMVGILSRLPEAFVQEMAVQNGKGGMGSIMILIEVLFWMLVVLLAVILSVAVRKIPIQYVSRAQARGGVNRNLMQGARQWIPLKVNAAGVMPIIFAQALMFVPGLLTKFDESNTFLAGFKNVFSWQYNVLFALLIIIFSFFYTAITIPVNQMADDLKRNGGLVPKVRPGKETADYLDDILSKITLPGAIFLSIFAVLPAIVHGSFVQTDAFALFFGGTSLLIMVGVILDTVQQINTYLLNHHYDGLMQSKLSRTTGY
- the rplO gene encoding 50S ribosomal protein L15; its protein translation is MNLNNIKPAAGSTFNSKRIGRGQGSGKGGTSTKGHKGQKARAGYSQKIGFEGGQMPLQRRLPKFGFKNVNRKEFRGVNLDTIQTLIENKSITGDITKEVLVANGIISKNELVKIMGRGELKSAVSISADKFTKSAEELIAKAGGKAITL
- the rpmD gene encoding 50S ribosomal protein L30; amino-acid sequence: MATIKVKQVRSAIGRTKTQKRTLEALGLKKLHQVVEHEATPSILGMIAAVSHLLEVQK